A single genomic interval of Aedes aegypti strain LVP_AGWG chromosome 1, AaegL5.0 Primary Assembly, whole genome shotgun sequence harbors:
- the LOC5576498 gene encoding probable phospholipid-transporting ATPase IF isoform X4 — MGNRVSQEPDSLSIKVGGENHDKKPKRHETNRIKSTKYTLLTFLPLNLAEQFRRIANFYFLCMTIISIVIDSPVSPLTSLVPLVFVISVTATKQAYETYLRYRADNMVNYSLVTVIRNGVEMDIRCQDIRQGDIVRTSRDCDIPCDLVLLKSSDENGKCFVTTANLDGETNLKTMMVPKGMPDLSEDKLHTLGRIECELPRTDLYTFNGRLELTEVHHRHEMTSVDGVGADNHMLPLMAENLLLRGSRVKNTEWAIGCAVYTGQNTKLALNSKMVSNKMSSSEGYINKYLVFFLVLLIAIVVVSFFMKRYNDRYNQGHNFYLGEYMATYRVSQFLQDFFSFLILFNYLIPISLYVTIEMAKFLGGFYLEWDLELYDEETDQPCIVNTSDINEELGQVSLLFSDKTGTLTKNVMIFQQCSINGKKYSQKGRRLQETGRRYALKINECSRHVYNFFEALAVCHTVQVAGDYTNEADDPEAGDREEDSEDEGQSPEPNNNRPTRNFSNISEEIETVASNMSVVEETDFIQLQELKPRNRLPVMAPVQKENRYSAEQQWSDEQTSQFRERSGSGSLRPSSDTVVRRSGNFFADNRVHPASLHIPPFKRTPSSLSSRSSRPQSLIESPTSEEQLARSGEGSLFQNSSNGHLDGLLQSIELKRAISAYEEKPVTEPVVKTHRRTQSHIPPGVVSKANGDPMDRGSSMLRRNRSSIRSTARESYAAELYTEASLVQRQESVMKHEEVLTFIQKMDYQASSPDEKALVEACAKMGLVFVGDDADVLHIKLRESCVKRNVKSVYGEVPREEVVKYQRLAVLEFTSDRKRMSVIIKDAQGQIWVYTKGAESHVLPLCTKTSSGLVISTQRHINEFAKQGLRTLAVARRRLTQVEYSNFRNELIQANNSLTDRVARVEECQRKIETGLELLGATAVEDALQDDIRDTLESLRKAGIKVWVLTGDKVETALNIALSCGHIPEDAFRYFITDCTTVDQVQQHFDVFAFEMFRAPEREYTLLIDGASLAIALKDLREVFRDLSIKCRAVLCCRLSPLQKCEVVQLMKTVESNPVTAAIGDGANDVSMIQEAHVGLGIVGKEGRQAARCADYAFAKFCMVKKLLLVHGHYFSTRLAILVLYFFYKNLIFMGIQFFFQVDSMFSSQSVYDSIFLTLYNVLYTSLPIFVLSLTEKPYREQTLMREPSLYQKVAGNKQYAWKYFIGWMFLALYHSLVIYLFSWAIWGNNPVIYAWFPETVNFACFGTMAIHNVVVVANLKLLLEAMNKSMIFIASIWLSIFGFMGTTFIYNLFNLFGFVSSNYDGDMLQVYNNLLSSFTFWVLCFLILVAALVPDFTVFAAKAINIKVGHIFPGGAKFRNAFFLRRKRTLESTYL; from the exons ACAGCCCGGTATCACCACTAACCTCGCTGGTTCCCCTGGTGTTCGTCATTTCCGTCACAGCCACCAAACAGGCCTATGAAACGTACCTGCGCTACCGGGCGGACAACATGGTCAACTACTCGCTGGTGACGGTGATCCGCAACGGTGTAGAAATGGACATCCGCTGTCAGGACATCCGCCAAGGGGACATCGTGCGCACCTCCCGGGACTGCGATATCCCGTGCGATCTGGTCCTGCTGAAGTCCTCGGACGAAAACGGGAAATGTTTCGTAACGACGGCCAACTTGGACGGAGAGACCAACCTGAAGACGATGATGGTACCCAAGGGCATGCCGGATCTATCGGAGGATAAGCTGCATACTTTGGGGAGGATCGAGTGCGAACTTCCCCGAACGGATCTGTACACGTTCAACGGCAGGCTGGAGCTGACGGAGGTCCATCACAGGCACGAGATGACCAGCGTGGATGGTGTTGGTGCGGATAATCACATGCTGCCCTTGATGGCGGAAAATCTGCTGTTGCGGGGGTCCAGGGTGAAGAATACGGAGTGGGCGATCGGGTGCGCCGTGTACACCGGCCAGAACACGAAACTGGCGTTGAACAGCAAGATGGTGAGCAACAAAATGAGCTCCAGCGAAGGGTACATCAACAAGTATCTGGTGTTCTTCCTGGTGCTGCTGATCGCGATCGTGGTGGTTTCGTTCTTCATGAAGCGGTACAACGATCGCTACAATCAGGGCCACAACTTCTACCTGGGCGAGTACATGGCCACGTATCGGGTGTCGCAGTTCCTGCAGGACTTCTTCTCGTTCTTGATCCTGTTCAACTACCTGATCCCGATCTCGCTGTACGTGACGATTGAGATGGCCAAGTTTCTGGGTGGGTTCTACCTGGAGTGGGATCTGGAGCTGTACGACGAGGAAACGGATCAACCCTGCATAGTGAACACCTCGGATATTAACGAGGAGTTGGGTCAGGTGTCGCTCCTGTTTTCGGACAAAACCGGAACCTTGACGAAGAACGTGATGATCTTCCAGCAGTGTTCGATCAATGGTAAGAAATACAGTCAAAAGGGGCGGCGGCTGCAGGAGACGGGTCGAAGGTACGCGCTGAAGATCAACGAGTGTTCG CGGCACGTATACAACTTCTTCGAAGCATTAGCAGTTTGTCACACCGTCCAGGTAGCAGGTGACTACACGAATGAAGCGGATGATCCGGAAGCTGGCGATCGGGAAGAGGACTCCGAAGACGAGGGTCAGTCTCCGGAGCCGAACAACAATAGACCCACGAGAAATTTTTCCAACATTTCGGAAGAGATTGAAACAGTTGCGTCCAACATGTCCGTCGTGGAAGAGACGGACTTCATACAGCTGCAGGAGCTCAAGCCTCGGAACCGTCTTCCGGTGATGGCTCCCGTCCAGAAGGAGAACCGCTACAGTGCGGAGCAACAGTGGTCAGACGAACAAACTAGTCAGTTTAGGGAACGTAGTGGTAGCGGTAGTTTAAGGCCTTCCAGTGATACGGTCGTCCGACGATCGGGTAACTTTTTCGCAGACAACCGGGTTCATCCGGCGAGTCTGCACATTCCGCCCTTCAAGCGGACACCGTCGAGCTTGTCTAGTCGTTCTTCCCGGCCGCAAAGTTTGATCGAGTCGCCGACCTCCGAGGAGCAGTTAGCGCGATCGGGCGAGGGAAGTCTATTCCAGAATAGCAGCAACGGGCACTTGGACGGGTTGCTTCAGTCGATCGAGCTGAAGCGAGCCATCTCTGCGTACGAGGAGAAGCCGGTAACGGAACCGGTGGTGAAGACCCATCGACGGACGCAGTCTCACATTCCGCCGGGGGTGGTCAGTAAGGCTAATGGGGATCCGATGGATCGAGGATCGTCGATGTTGCGGCGGAATCGTAGTTCGATCCGGTCAACGGCTAGGGAGTCGTACGCGGCTGAGTTGTACACGGAAGCTTCGCTGGTTCAGCGACAGGAGTCGGTTATGAAGCACGAGGAGGTGCTGACGTTCATCCA GAAGATGGACTACCAGGCGTCCAGTCCGGATGAGAAGGCTTTGGTGGAGGCCTGTGCGAAGATGGGACTGGTGTTCGTAGGTGACGACGCAGACGTGTTGCACATCAAGCTGAGGGAGTCTTGTGTGAAGCGGAACGTGAAGTCCGTGTACGGGGAAGTTCCTCGGGAGGAGGTGGTGAAATACCAAAGATTGGCTGTGCTAGAGTTCACCTCGGATCGCAAGCGAATGAGCGTGATAATTAAAGACGCGCAAGGGCAGATTTGGGTGTATACCAAGGGGGCGGAGAGCCACGTGCTGCCGCTGTGCACGAAGACGTCGTCGGGATTGGTGATATCTACACAGCGGCACATTAACGAGTTTGCCAAGCAGGGACTGAGAACGCTGGCCGTTGCCAGGCGAAGACTGACACAGGTGGAATACTCCAACTTCCGGAACGAGTTGATACAGGCCAACAACTCGTTGACCGATAGGGTGGCGAGG GTGGAGGAGTGCCAACGGAAGATTGAGACTGGCCTGGAGTTGCTGGGTGCGACCGCTGTGGAAGACGCACTCCAGGACGACATTCGGGATACTCTGGAGTCGTTGCGGAAAGCAGGTATCAAGGTGTGGGTTCTCACCGGTGACAAGGTGGAAACGGCGCTGAACATAGCTCTCAGTTGCGGTCACATTCCGGAGGATGCCTTCCGGTACTTCATCACCGATTGTACGACCGTGGACCAGGTGCAACAGCACTTCGACGTGTTCGCGTTTGAGATGTTCCGTGCGCCGGAGCGAGAGTACACGCTGTTGATCGACGGAGCCAGCTTGGCGATCGCGTTGAAGGATTTGCGAGAGGTCTTCCGAGATTTGTCGATCAAGTGTCGAGCAGTGCTGTGCTGTAGACTAAGTCCGCTGCAGAAGTGCGAGGTTGTGCAGCTGATGAAGACTGTGGAGAGCAACCCGGTGACGGCGGCCATTGGCGACGGGGCCAATGACGTGTCGATGATCCAGGAGGCCCACGTTGGGTTGGGGATCGTCGGAAAGGAAGGTCGACAAGCGGCACGCTGTGCAGACTACGCATTCGCCAAGTTCTGCATGGTGAAGAAGCTACTGCTGGTACACGGGCATTACTTCTCAACGCGGTTGGCGATACTGGTTCTGTACTTCTTCTACAAGAATCTGATCTTCATGGGGATTCAG TTCTTCTTCCAGGTCGACAGTATGTTCTCTTCACAATCGGTGTACGATTCGATTTTCCTGACGCTGTACAACGTGCTCTACACGTCGCTTCCTATATTCGTCCTATCGCTGACCGAGAAGCCTTACCGGGAGCAGACCTTGATGAG AGAACCTTCTCTCTACCAGAAAGTGGCCGGCAATAAGCAATACGCGTGGAAGTACTTCATAGGCTGGATGTTCCTGGCGCTCTACCACTCCTTGGTCATCTATCTCTTCAGCTGGGCCATCTGGGGTAACAATCCGGTTATCTACGCCTGGTTTCCGGAAACCGTCAACTTCGCCTGCTTCGGCACCATGGCCATCCACAACGTGGTTGTGGTTGCGAATCTGAAGCTCCTTCTGGAGGCGATGAACAAGAGCATGATCTTCATCGCGTCCATCTGGCTATCGATCTTCGGCTTCATGGGAACGACCTTCATCTACAACCTGTTCAACCT CTTCGGATTCGTTTCCAGCAATTACGACGGCGACATGCTCCAGGTCTACAACAACCTGCTGTCGTCCTTCACCTTCTGGGTGTTGTGTTTCCTGATCCTGGTGGCGGCCCTGGTGCCGGATTTTACCGTTTTCGCCGCCAAGGCGATCAACATCAAAGTAGGCCACATCTTCCCCGGCGGTGCCAAGTTCCGGAATGCGTTCTTCCTGAGGCGAAAACGTACCTTGGAGAGTACGTACCTGTAA